In one window of Mucilaginibacter auburnensis DNA:
- a CDS encoding TonB-dependent receptor translates to MKKIYLILLLLGLWSTRGLTQVTSAVITGKATDQKNNALPGVNITVVNTGTGTRYAIQTNAEGRYTIANVTPGGPYTITATYVGFKKQEQSDITLSLGSATYNFTLPDESTQLQTVVVRSSSGSTKTGSSTRISAAQLKNLPSTSRSLQDFTRTTPQSNNNSFLGTNFRYNNVTLDGAINNDAIGFSPSLGGQGGTSGQPGSSTRTNPVSIDAIQDIQVYLAPYDVKIGNFLGGSINAVTRSGTNTVTGSVYAFGRNASITGRNKAGDNSKMPSSFYEYQTGFRLGFPIIKNKLFFFTNEEITRRQDPVILGAGSSDMPIINLNQAQQIANYVQSNYGVSAGSFDNYNIYSRSNKFFNRLDWNINDKNQLSIRNNTITSQATNLERDQQNFRFGSIDFKQVNNQNSTVAELKSRFNSSASNSLIVGYSNVHDFRDPLSNPALPQVEIASNGGTIFLGTDREASIFNMKQKTFEFTDNFTLVKNNHTFTFGTHNEFYNITYGFVNSWNGRVAYSSIDDFLNNRPNRVRTNYNYANNGRDFILDNPPAQFKVNMYSLYGQDEIQIGDNLKITPGIRFDLADMPDKQPLSVKTTDAPVDPRYGTTYTYTQPKNIRNSFLGQVQISPRLGFNYDVNGDQTLIVRGGTGVFTGRIPFAWLGYAYYNNGSTFGAFDKRYTYTGATPVTPAAGSDPIRDALTGNGEAGFAQKQGVNINNNTGATQVDLIDNNFKMPQAWRSSLAVDYKTDDQWKFTVEGIYTKVIHDLQFKHINLVDNPIYYPYDVNHQQPIYRPVPAPTTANPLATTQAINPLYTNAYLLTNTDQGYRYSITGQVGKSFPFGLDVNVAYTYGVSKDITNGIRNSMESNWQLNQALNPNNPGLAYSNFDIRNRIVSTINYRRDWNSGGKWISNFSLFFNAASGTPYSLGFVNTTIDGTAQTVSLVYIPKAGETPNFFANTTDGQAQAAAFDTYINGNKYLSSRRGQFTERNGARTPWNYQADFRFSQDINILSSGNHKHTITFTYDIINLTNLLNKKWGVQYFSPNTFNSTSSVGLKLATAGTATTNPIYTFAQKDVTSYSKDFFASRWQMQFGLRYSF, encoded by the coding sequence ATGAAAAAGATTTACTTAATTTTACTACTCTTAGGCTTATGGAGTACCCGGGGATTGACTCAGGTAACCAGCGCTGTCATTACCGGCAAGGCCACAGATCAAAAGAATAATGCTTTACCCGGCGTTAACATAACCGTTGTTAATACTGGTACCGGCACCCGTTACGCCATACAAACTAACGCCGAGGGCCGTTATACTATTGCCAACGTAACACCTGGTGGGCCTTATACCATTACAGCAACCTATGTTGGCTTTAAAAAACAGGAACAAAGCGATATAACATTGAGTTTGGGTAGCGCTACTTATAACTTTACCCTGCCAGACGAGTCTACCCAATTACAAACGGTAGTGGTTCGTTCGTCATCCGGCAGTACCAAAACAGGTTCAAGTACACGCATCAGTGCTGCGCAACTAAAAAACCTGCCCTCAACCAGCCGCAGCTTGCAAGATTTTACGCGCACTACGCCGCAAAGCAATAACAACTCATTTTTAGGTACTAACTTCCGTTACAATAACGTAACGTTAGATGGAGCCATTAATAATGATGCTATCGGTTTCAGCCCATCGCTTGGCGGGCAAGGTGGCACTTCAGGTCAACCCGGCAGCAGTACGCGTACCAATCCGGTATCTATTGACGCCATTCAGGATATTCAGGTTTATCTGGCCCCGTATGACGTTAAAATAGGCAACTTTTTAGGCGGCAGCATCAACGCTGTTACCCGCAGTGGCACCAATACTGTAACCGGTTCCGTGTATGCATTTGGTCGCAACGCAAGTATAACCGGCCGCAACAAGGCGGGCGACAACTCTAAAATGCCGTCATCTTTCTATGAATACCAAACCGGTTTTCGTTTAGGTTTCCCTATTATAAAGAACAAATTATTTTTCTTTACTAATGAGGAGATCACCCGCCGTCAGGATCCGGTTATACTTGGGGCTGGTTCATCAGACATGCCTATAATTAATTTAAACCAGGCACAACAGATAGCAAATTACGTACAAAGCAATTATGGCGTTAGTGCAGGCAGTTTTGACAACTACAACATTTACTCGCGTTCAAATAAATTCTTTAACCGCTTGGATTGGAACATCAACGACAAAAATCAGCTATCTATCCGCAACAACACCATTACTTCTCAAGCAACCAATCTGGAGCGCGACCAACAGAATTTTCGCTTTGGAAGCATTGACTTTAAGCAGGTTAATAACCAGAATTCAACCGTTGCAGAATTAAAGAGCCGTTTTAACAGCAGCGCTTCAAATAGCTTGATAGTGGGCTATTCAAATGTCCATGACTTCAGAGATCCGCTATCCAATCCAGCATTGCCGCAAGTTGAAATAGCATCAAACGGTGGTACCATATTTTTGGGTACAGACAGGGAAGCCAGTATATTCAATATGAAGCAGAAAACTTTTGAATTTACTGATAACTTCACCCTGGTAAAAAACAACCATACCTTTACTTTTGGTACGCACAATGAGTTTTATAACATTACCTATGGTTTTGTAAATTCATGGAACGGACGTGTGGCCTACAGCAGTATTGATGATTTTCTTAATAACCGCCCTAATCGCGTTCGCACCAATTACAACTACGCTAATAATGGCCGCGATTTTATTCTGGATAACCCTCCGGCGCAATTCAAGGTTAACATGTACAGCTTATACGGTCAGGACGAAATTCAGATTGGTGACAACCTGAAAATTACTCCCGGGATACGCTTTGACCTGGCTGACATGCCAGACAAACAACCGCTAAGCGTAAAAACAACCGATGCGCCCGTTGACCCGCGTTACGGCACAACTTACACTTACACCCAACCCAAAAACATCCGCAACTCATTTCTCGGACAAGTACAGATATCGCCACGTTTAGGCTTTAATTATGACGTAAACGGCGACCAGACGCTAATTGTTAGGGGTGGCACCGGCGTGTTTACCGGCCGTATCCCTTTTGCCTGGTTAGGATATGCTTACTATAACAATGGTTCAACATTTGGCGCATTTGACAAGCGTTACACTTACACCGGTGCAACTCCTGTAACACCGGCAGCCGGATCTGACCCAATACGCGATGCTTTAACTGGCAACGGCGAAGCTGGCTTTGCTCAAAAACAAGGCGTAAACATTAACAATAACACCGGTGCAACTCAGGTAGACCTAATAGATAACAACTTTAAAATGCCACAGGCATGGAGAAGCAGTTTAGCTGTAGACTATAAAACAGATGATCAATGGAAATTTACCGTAGAAGGTATTTATACCAAGGTTATTCACGATCTGCAGTTTAAACATATCAACCTGGTTGATAACCCCATTTATTACCCGTATGATGTAAACCATCAGCAACCCATTTACCGCCCGGTTCCTGCTCCTACAACTGCCAACCCACTTGCAACAACACAGGCTATCAATCCGTTGTATACCAATGCTTACTTGTTAACCAATACAGATCAGGGCTACCGTTATAGCATTACCGGTCAGGTTGGGAAATCTTTCCCGTTCGGTCTTGATGTTAATGTTGCCTATACTTATGGTGTATCTAAAGATATCACCAACGGTATACGCAACTCAATGGAGTCTAACTGGCAGCTTAACCAGGCGCTTAACCCAAACAACCCTGGCCTTGCCTACTCAAATTTTGATATACGCAACCGCATAGTTTCAACCATCAATTACCGTCGCGACTGGAACAGCGGAGGCAAATGGATCAGCAATTTCTCGTTGTTCTTTAACGCAGCATCAGGCACACCATACTCTCTTGGTTTTGTAAATACAACAATTGACGGAACAGCCCAAACTGTAAGTTTGGTATATATTCCGAAAGCGGGAGAAACGCCTAACTTTTTTGCCAACACTACTGATGGACAGGCTCAGGCAGCAGCATTTGATACCTACATAAACGGCAATAAATATTTAAGCAGCCGCAGGGGCCAATTTACGGAGCGTAACGGGGCACGCACACCGTGGAATTATCAGGCCGATTTTCGCTTTTCGCAAGACATAAACATATTGAGCAGTGGCAATCATAAGCACACTATTACCTTCACTTATGATATCATAAACTTAACTAACCTGTTAAATAAAAAATGGGGCGTTCAGTATTTCTCTCCAAATACGTTTAATTCAACATCGAGTGTTGGTTTAAAACTGGCCACCGCAGGTACTGCTACAACCAACCCTATTTATACGTTTGCTCAGAAAGATGTAACCAGTTACTCAAAAGACTTCTTTGCATCGCGCTGGCAAATGCAGTTTGGTTTGCGTTATAGTTTCTAA
- a CDS encoding response regulator transcription factor: protein MNILVVEDEVKVAAFIAKGLEEQLHHVTVAYDGNMGCKLGLENDHDLIILDIALPYVNGVDVCKTIRQVKKDVPILMLSALDSLRNKVDGLEAGADDYLTKPFHFEELLARIKAITRRREMILPGTIYKVDDLEMDCFRKTVSRNGKIILLSAKEFTLLEVLMANKERVLSRVHIAEKVWGISFNRGTNLIDVYINYLRAKIDKGQPKQLIHTVIGMGYIIKD from the coding sequence ATGAATATCCTTGTGGTAGAAGATGAAGTAAAAGTGGCAGCCTTTATTGCCAAAGGTTTGGAAGAACAGCTGCATCACGTTACAGTTGCTTACGATGGCAATATGGGCTGTAAGCTGGGCCTTGAAAACGACCACGACCTTATTATATTGGATATTGCCCTGCCGTATGTAAATGGTGTGGATGTTTGTAAAACAATAAGACAGGTAAAAAAAGATGTACCCATCCTCATGCTGTCTGCTTTAGATTCGTTAAGAAATAAAGTGGATGGGCTTGAGGCTGGAGCTGATGACTACCTCACCAAACCGTTTCATTTTGAAGAACTGTTAGCCCGGATAAAAGCCATAACACGCCGCAGGGAAATGATCTTACCCGGTACAATTTATAAAGTTGACGACCTTGAAATGGATTGCTTCCGCAAAACAGTTTCAAGGAACGGAAAAATAATTTTATTGTCTGCCAAAGAATTTACGCTGCTTGAAGTACTGATGGCCAATAAAGAGCGCGTTTTATCAAGAGTACATATTGCTGAAAAAGTTTGGGGGATATCATTTAACCGTGGCACCAACTTAATTGATGTATACATTAACTATTTACGCGCCAAAATAGATAAAGGTCAGCCTAAGCAACTCATTCATACAGTAATCGGTATGGGGTACATTATTAAGGACTAA
- a CDS encoding sensor histidine kinase — MAIKVRDRLVLQFTLMFGILLSVVFIFIYVFLNRSRAAYFFYQLDERAVNVAEFYLAQDNVSPQKFKEVQKKFPRSLTNETFRIYDQQLKPVLVSEDSIRWSRKFLSEVDKKGTVHFYMGNKQVAGMRYADNSGKFIFVVSALDKKGLDSMERLKEILFLAFFASLIITFFMGRFFARISLSPIISIRNDLLTIKANDLHRRLPISKIPKDEIDELCLSINQLLEHLQQSFENQQTFVANSSHELRTPLTSILGQAETTLVKERTPEEYQAALREIIESVVKLKDIITSLMELVQSNMDIGGFEKIRMDELIWEIADEFMLKYGEDKLVVRYELHDADTGVIYGNRRLLFISINNLLENALKFSDGKAPDLLVTDDSDRVILTIADEGIGIETDEIDKIFQPFYRSKKASKFPGSGIGLSLSQNIFKLHNALVAVQSEVNRGTVFTIAFNKLRVN; from the coding sequence ATGGCCATAAAGGTAAGAGACAGGCTGGTGCTCCAATTCACCTTAATGTTCGGCATCCTTTTGTCGGTTGTATTTATCTTCATTTACGTTTTTTTGAACAGGTCTCGTGCCGCTTATTTTTTTTACCAGCTTGACGAGCGCGCAGTAAATGTGGCCGAATTTTATCTGGCCCAGGATAATGTTTCACCTCAAAAATTTAAGGAAGTTCAAAAAAAGTTTCCGAGGTCGCTCACCAATGAAACCTTTCGCATTTATGACCAGCAATTAAAACCGGTACTGGTTTCTGAAGACTCCATACGGTGGTCCAGAAAGTTTTTATCAGAAGTTGATAAAAAAGGCACTGTTCATTTTTATATGGGTAATAAACAGGTGGCCGGCATGCGTTACGCGGACAATTCGGGTAAGTTCATATTTGTGGTTTCGGCGCTTGATAAAAAGGGGCTCGACTCAATGGAAAGGCTAAAGGAAATATTATTCCTGGCTTTTTTTGCTTCGCTAATCATAACTTTTTTTATGGGGCGTTTTTTTGCCAGGATATCCCTAAGTCCCATTATTTCCATACGTAATGATCTGCTCACCATAAAAGCTAACGATCTGCACAGGAGATTACCTATCAGTAAGATACCGAAAGATGAAATTGATGAATTGTGTTTATCCATCAACCAGTTGTTGGAGCATCTGCAACAATCCTTTGAAAACCAGCAAACTTTTGTAGCCAACTCATCGCACGAATTACGCACGCCCCTTACCTCTATACTCGGTCAGGCTGAAACTACGTTGGTAAAAGAACGAACTCCTGAAGAATACCAAGCGGCGCTGCGCGAGATCATTGAAAGTGTTGTTAAGCTAAAAGATATTATTACCAGTTTGATGGAACTTGTTCAAAGCAACATGGATATTGGCGGCTTTGAAAAAATAAGAATGGACGAACTGATATGGGAAATTGCTGATGAATTTATGTTAAAGTACGGAGAAGATAAATTGGTTGTACGTTATGAACTGCACGATGCCGATACCGGCGTTATTTACGGCAACAGACGGTTACTCTTCATAAGCATAAATAATCTGCTGGAAAATGCCTTAAAATTTTCGGACGGCAAGGCGCCGGACCTTTTGGTAACCGATGATTCTGACAGGGTGATCTTAACAATAGCTGACGAGGGAATTGGTATTGAAACAGATGAGATAGATAAAATATTCCAACCCTTTTATCGCTCCAAAAAAGCAAGTAAATTTCCGGGCAGTGGTATTGGGCTATCGTTATCGCAAAACATATTTAAACTACATAACGCGTTGGTAGCTGTTCAATCGGAGGTTAACAGGGGCACTGTTTTTACCATTGCTTTTAACAAATTGCGGGTGAACTGA
- a CDS encoding 3-keto-disaccharide hydrolase: MRTSFICTIALMAFAVKANAQMIVDPSKPLTNKPEETEVYPPQAALPKVVQTGKAFDTPPSDAIVLFDGKNLNEWVSSRGKTEAKWTVADGAFTVNKPSGDIETKRTFTNYQLHIEYRIPENITGTGQSRGNSGIFLAATKGKAGGYEIQVLDGYNNENKTYVNGMVGSIYKEVVPLANPSRKAGEWNVYDIVWTAPTFNADGSVKTKARVTAFLNGVLVQNNFEVEGETNYIGKHEYISHGPSPIKLQAHGDKSEPISYRNIWLREL, from the coding sequence ATGAGAACATCTTTTATATGTACAATAGCGTTAATGGCTTTTGCAGTTAAAGCCAATGCGCAAATGATAGTTGACCCAAGTAAACCGCTTACCAACAAACCGGAAGAAACGGAAGTATATCCACCGCAGGCTGCACTTCCAAAAGTGGTGCAAACCGGTAAAGCATTTGATACGCCACCTTCTGACGCAATTGTGTTGTTTGACGGAAAGAATCTTAATGAGTGGGTATCATCCCGAGGTAAAACCGAAGCGAAATGGACAGTGGCAGATGGCGCATTTACGGTAAATAAACCATCGGGTGACATTGAAACTAAACGTACGTTCACTAATTATCAATTGCATATTGAGTACCGTATACCTGAGAATATTACCGGTACGGGTCAATCACGTGGTAACAGCGGTATTTTCCTGGCTGCCACCAAAGGCAAGGCGGGTGGGTACGAGATACAGGTACTTGATGGATACAATAATGAGAACAAAACGTATGTAAATGGTATGGTAGGCAGTATCTACAAAGAAGTAGTGCCGCTAGCTAACCCGTCACGTAAAGCAGGGGAGTGGAACGTATATGATATTGTATGGACCGCACCAACTTTCAACGCCGACGGATCTGTCAAAACCAAAGCCCGCGTTACTGCATTTTTAAATGGAGTACTGGTTCAAAACAATTTTGAAGTAGAGGGAGAGACCAACTATATAGGCAAACACGAATATATATCGCACGGCCCATCGCCAATTAAGCTGCAGGCCCACGGCGATAAAAGCGAACCGATCAGCTACCGGAACATCTGGCTGCGCGAATTGTAG
- a CDS encoding plastocyanin/azurin family copper-binding protein, with amino-acid sequence MINNSNIFKKLAYPAIAVLLMGMAKTSHANNICLTDTSRIQREDEVYRLRDVPIPQDILLEVGGMAFLPNDALAVSTRRGEVWIINNPYMKNGNLPVYKLFAQGMHEVLGLNYINGDVYVVQRSELTRLRDLDGDGEADEYKTMYSWPLAGNYHEYAYGPMLDKDGNMVVTLNLGWINFGESLSKWHGWMLKFDKDFNMKPFAAGFRSPAAFALNNDGDIFYSENQGDWVGSGNIAHVAEGDFLGNPRSLRWSGEPGSPLKLKIEDIPDTGEPKYEVAKRIPALKTPAVWLPHTILGISTSGILNYDAKGKMGPFEGQMFVGDQGQSKINRVSLEKVKGVYQGVVFPFREGFSSGILRLNWGSDGSIFAGMTSRGWGSTGKQSYGLQRLEWTGVTPFEVKTIKAKPDGFELEFTMPVNESAAKDAASYNISSFNYKYHHIYGSPPIMQSARVIKAIQVSPDKMKVRLVLDSLKEGYVHEIKAEGIRSTDNLSLMHNYGYYTLNRIPDGEKLTITDANRVTVVAKHDHEAMMANAAVAANKKPVTASAGKPATATVKRLTVQPASWTKGPDRTIVLTTRPGLKFDIEAITVKAGSKIKLTFNNNDDMLHNVVVTEPGSATEVGQLAIKLGINGERMNYVPNSSKVLYHTVLLQPNKSESIYFIAPDKPGEYEYLCSYPGHYMVMRGVMKVEK; translated from the coding sequence ATGATAAACAATAGTAATATTTTTAAGAAGCTTGCTTACCCTGCCATTGCAGTATTGTTAATGGGGATGGCTAAAACTTCGCATGCAAATAATATTTGTTTGACTGATACGAGTCGTATCCAACGCGAAGACGAGGTTTACCGCCTGCGCGATGTGCCAATTCCGCAGGATATATTATTGGAAGTTGGTGGTATGGCCTTTTTGCCAAATGATGCCCTGGCAGTTTCTACCCGCAGGGGTGAAGTATGGATCATCAACAATCCGTACATGAAAAACGGAAATCTGCCGGTTTATAAGCTTTTTGCACAGGGCATGCATGAGGTGCTTGGCCTTAACTATATCAACGGAGATGTTTACGTAGTACAACGCTCGGAGTTAACGCGCCTGCGTGACCTGGATGGAGACGGAGAGGCAGATGAGTACAAAACTATGTACTCATGGCCTTTGGCAGGCAACTATCATGAGTATGCTTACGGACCAATGTTGGATAAAGACGGCAACATGGTAGTAACCTTAAACCTGGGTTGGATCAACTTTGGTGAGAGCTTGTCTAAATGGCATGGATGGATGCTGAAATTTGATAAGGATTTCAACATGAAACCATTTGCAGCCGGCTTTAGATCTCCGGCAGCATTCGCGTTAAATAATGACGGTGATATTTTCTATTCAGAGAACCAGGGCGACTGGGTTGGCTCGGGTAATATTGCTCACGTGGCCGAAGGTGACTTTTTGGGTAACCCCCGCAGCCTGCGCTGGTCGGGTGAACCGGGATCACCCCTTAAACTTAAAATTGAAGATATTCCGGATACCGGCGAACCGAAGTATGAAGTAGCTAAGCGAATTCCCGCGTTAAAAACACCGGCAGTTTGGCTACCGCATACCATTTTAGGAATATCAACCTCGGGTATACTTAATTATGATGCCAAAGGTAAGATGGGGCCGTTTGAGGGCCAAATGTTTGTTGGCGATCAAGGGCAAAGCAAAATCAACCGTGTGTCGTTAGAGAAAGTAAAAGGCGTTTACCAAGGCGTTGTATTTCCTTTTCGCGAAGGTTTTTCATCAGGTATATTAAGATTGAACTGGGGATCAGACGGCTCTATATTTGCAGGTATGACCTCTCGTGGCTGGGGTTCAACCGGTAAGCAATCGTATGGTTTACAACGCCTTGAGTGGACCGGGGTAACACCTTTTGAAGTTAAAACCATTAAAGCTAAACCTGATGGTTTTGAACTGGAGTTTACCATGCCGGTTAATGAAAGCGCAGCAAAAGATGCTGCATCATATAACATCAGCAGTTTTAACTACAAGTATCACCACATATATGGCAGTCCGCCAATTATGCAAAGCGCAAGAGTGATAAAAGCTATTCAGGTTTCACCGGATAAAATGAAGGTAAGATTAGTGCTGGATAGCCTGAAAGAAGGTTATGTACACGAAATTAAGGCAGAAGGCATCCGCTCAACCGATAACTTGTCGCTGATGCACAACTATGGCTATTATACACTCAATCGTATTCCCGATGGTGAAAAATTGACCATAACGGATGCTAACAGGGTAACTGTTGTGGCAAAGCATGATCATGAAGCCATGATGGCTAATGCCGCTGTTGCCGCAAATAAAAAACCGGTTACAGCAAGTGCCGGCAAACCTGCAACCGCTACTGTTAAACGTTTAACCGTGCAGCCCGCAAGCTGGACAAAAGGGCCTGACCGCACCATCGTTTTAACAACGCGGCCGGGTTTGAAATTTGATATAGAAGCCATAACTGTAAAGGCCGGAAGCAAAATAAAGCTTACCTTCAACAATAATGATGATATGCTGCACAACGTAGTGGTAACCGAGCCGGGCTCTGCAACGGAAGTTGGACAGTTAGCTATAAAGTTAGGTATCAATGGCGAGCGTATGAATTATGTTCCAAACTCGTCAAAAGTGCTTTATCATACCGTTTTACTGCAGCCCAATAAATCAGAATCAATTTATTTTATTGCTCCCGATAAACCTGGCGAGTATGAATATTTATGCAGCTACCCGGGCCATTATATGGTGATGCGGGGTGTAATGAAGGTTGAAAAATAA
- a CDS encoding family 16 glycoside hydrolase codes for MKFNSLLLALVLAGSVSVRCAFAQSTGSLTLSDFATGASSKGWEEAADVSLNIAASAKPKITAGTGVIVFKGEGTETALTTKNSYDDTEVEFDFLVSSKATLGVLLQGLYRVNLSDSWGSTSSVTADMGGVGPLKQGGGAFTGLPPLINVAKAPGLWQHALIKFRSPKLSGGAKTGNGLFEEVYINGVLVQENAEVQGPSAGSVKDTETGSGPVVFVAANGVAAIKNLKINKLAPVITATTTPPRRMRRVPNPILLDPSGKNYLLRSFVNFNGKKRTHVVSLGSPQQVNYSYDVKQGALFQVWHGPFMDVTEMWEQRGEPQLAKPRGAVVALSEAPALAVLVDKEATIWPDSLAFDDLKNQGYTLDKQRNPTFEYEVAGYHVADKLAVGNADKSIARQITVTKAPANLYLRIARGTAITPAGNGLFVIGDKGYYVQTDEKFKPFVRYSKSGSELLVPVTSDKPVNYSIIW; via the coding sequence ATGAAGTTCAATTCTTTATTATTAGCACTCGTGTTAGCAGGAAGTGTTTCGGTGCGTTGCGCCTTTGCGCAATCAACTGGCTCGCTAACTTTAAGTGATTTCGCAACCGGTGCATCTTCAAAAGGCTGGGAAGAAGCCGCTGATGTTTCGTTAAATATTGCAGCATCAGCCAAGCCTAAAATTACAGCCGGCACCGGTGTAATTGTTTTCAAAGGAGAGGGAACAGAGACAGCTCTTACCACTAAGAACAGTTATGATGATACGGAGGTGGAATTTGATTTTTTAGTAAGCAGTAAAGCCACTTTAGGCGTATTGCTGCAAGGGCTTTATCGCGTAAATTTGTCTGATAGCTGGGGTTCAACCAGCAGTGTTACAGCAGATATGGGCGGCGTTGGTCCGCTTAAGCAGGGAGGTGGAGCTTTTACAGGTTTACCGCCACTTATAAACGTAGCAAAAGCGCCTGGTTTATGGCAGCATGCGTTGATCAAATTCCGCTCGCCAAAGCTTTCTGGCGGTGCTAAAACCGGCAATGGTTTGTTTGAAGAGGTTTACATCAATGGCGTATTGGTTCAGGAAAATGCCGAAGTGCAAGGGCCATCTGCAGGTAGTGTTAAAGATACAGAAACAGGCTCCGGGCCGGTGGTATTTGTTGCTGCCAACGGTGTTGCGGCAATTAAAAATTTAAAGATCAATAAACTGGCTCCTGTTATTACTGCCACAACTACGCCGCCCCGCAGAATGCGCAGGGTGCCTAATCCAATTTTGCTTGATCCTTCAGGGAAAAACTACCTGCTGCGCAGCTTTGTAAATTTCAATGGAAAAAAACGCACGCATGTGGTATCATTGGGTAGCCCGCAGCAAGTAAATTACTCTTATGACGTTAAGCAGGGCGCCTTGTTCCAGGTATGGCATGGCCCGTTCATGGACGTTACCGAAATGTGGGAGCAGCGTGGAGAACCACAACTGGCTAAGCCACGTGGTGCTGTAGTGGCATTATCAGAAGCACCTGCGCTGGCCGTGTTAGTGGATAAGGAAGCAACCATTTGGCCGGATTCATTAGCGTTTGATGATTTGAAAAACCAGGGCTACACACTTGATAAGCAACGCAATCCAACTTTTGAGTATGAGGTTGCCGGTTACCATGTTGCTGATAAGTTAGCTGTGGGTAATGCCGATAAAAGCATTGCCAGGCAAATTACTGTAACCAAGGCGCCCGCAAATCTATATCTGAGAATAGCCCGGGGAACGGCTATCACCCCTGCAGGTAACGGACTTTTTGTTATTGGAGATAAAGGTTACTATGTGCAAACAGATGAAAAATTTAAACCATTTGTACGTTACAGTAAAAGCGGATCGGAACTTCTGGTTCCTGTTACCTCGGATAAACCTGTAAACTATTCTATTATTTGGTAA